In Leucobacter insecticola, one DNA window encodes the following:
- a CDS encoding TIGR01777 family oxidoreductase codes for MSTTQVVIAGGSGLIGAALARSLRADGIGVTTLVRRPPRTSDEVEWLTGKGPLDPAHLAGADAVVGLNGASIGRLPWTPAYRTTLRESRLTPTRELAGALRQLGADAPAFLSASATGFYGTRPGQPLTEQDDAGRTFLAGLCVDWERTALQAGPETRVVLLRTAPLLHPRGVLKPMMALTKLGISGPLGTGTQIWPWISLEDEVRAIRHLIDSDVAGPVNLCGPTPATATDIGAELARTLRRPFLLPAPAWALRLGLGRDTAESLLLTDANTAPRVLEAAGFTFAHPRAADAITAAMSHRS; via the coding sequence ATGAGCACGACCCAGGTGGTGATCGCCGGAGGATCGGGGCTCATCGGCGCTGCGCTCGCACGCTCGCTCCGCGCTGACGGCATCGGCGTCACAACGCTCGTGCGGCGACCACCGCGCACCAGCGACGAGGTCGAGTGGCTCACCGGCAAGGGACCGCTCGACCCGGCGCACCTTGCGGGCGCGGACGCCGTGGTCGGACTCAATGGCGCGAGCATTGGGCGCCTCCCATGGACTCCCGCGTACCGAACGACGCTTCGTGAATCCCGACTCACTCCCACCCGCGAACTTGCGGGAGCGCTGCGGCAGCTCGGGGCTGACGCTCCGGCGTTTTTGTCGGCCTCAGCCACGGGTTTCTACGGGACACGGCCCGGCCAGCCTCTCACCGAACAGGATGACGCGGGGAGGACGTTTCTCGCGGGTCTGTGCGTTGATTGGGAACGGACCGCACTGCAGGCGGGTCCGGAGACACGTGTGGTGCTGCTTCGGACGGCGCCTCTGCTGCATCCGCGCGGAGTCTTGAAACCCATGATGGCGCTCACCAAACTCGGGATCAGCGGACCGCTCGGCACGGGCACTCAGATCTGGCCCTGGATTTCGCTCGAGGACGAAGTGCGCGCGATCCGGCACCTCATCGATTCGGACGTTGCCGGTCCCGTGAATCTCTGCGGTCCGACCCCCGCGACCGCAACCGACATCGGCGCGGAACTCGCGCGAACGCTGCGTCGCCCGTTCTTGCTTCCCGCACCCGCGTGGGCGCTTCGCCTGGGTCTCGGCAGAGACACCGCCGAGTCCCTTCTCCTCACGGATGCAAACACCGCACCCCGGGTGCTGGAGGCAGCCGGATTCACCTTTGCGCACCCCCGCGCGGCGGACGCCATTACCGCAGCGATGTCGCATCGCTCCTGA
- a CDS encoding MMPL family transporter produces the protein MNQPQNGKSGRTKFRWLRVFLPAVLILIWFVGAGLGGPLFGKIEEVSSNDQTAYLPESAEATEVQKVLGDYLGEGTIPAVIVFESSDRLTTAQSSGIAEAAKDLESIESVRSGVSPVLPSEDGKAAQVFVPIDADSEVAEVVNQVGETLREEVPEGVSVYVTGPAGFTADLVAGFAGIDGILLLVALCAVFIILIVVYRSLLLPVVVLFTSLFALCVALLVVWNLAKAGVLLLSGQTQGILFILVIGAATDYSLLVVARFREELRKVQDKGAAIKGAIKGSFEPILASGGTVIAGLLCLLLSDLKSNSTLGPVAAFGILFAMLSALTLLPALLFTFGRAAYWPRRPHFEPEVVTAENGMPSKGLWHWVAGFITKKPRAIWIITTIVLAVGALGLTQLKADGVPQSDLVLGSSEARDGQAALGEHFPGGSGSPAYVLVNADELQQAADTMLATKGIDSVAVTSADSPSGSAPVTADGIQAFGPPGTPAPAPTEIDGRVLLQGTLTDAADSDAASATVADLRAEFTGSSAIVGGVTATAVDTKQASIHDRNLIIPVILVVILFILMLLLRSILAPVLLILTTVLSFGTALGVSALVFNGIFQFPGADPVVPLYGFVFLVALGIDYNIFLMTRVREESQKHGTREGILRGLTITGGVITSAGLVLAATFAALSVIPILFLVQLAFIVAFGVLLDTFVVRSMLVPALATDIGKKIWWPSKLSRKDAPE, from the coding sequence ATGAACCAGCCGCAGAACGGCAAATCTGGCCGTACCAAATTCCGCTGGCTGCGCGTGTTTCTTCCCGCAGTGCTGATCCTGATCTGGTTCGTCGGAGCCGGACTTGGCGGACCGCTCTTTGGCAAGATCGAAGAGGTCTCTTCAAACGATCAGACCGCTTACCTACCCGAATCAGCGGAGGCCACCGAGGTCCAGAAAGTGCTCGGCGACTACCTTGGCGAGGGCACGATCCCCGCCGTCATCGTTTTCGAGTCGAGCGACAGACTGACCACCGCGCAGAGCTCCGGGATTGCGGAAGCCGCCAAGGATCTTGAGTCAATCGAGAGCGTTCGCAGCGGAGTCTCCCCCGTCCTCCCTTCTGAGGACGGCAAAGCAGCCCAGGTTTTTGTGCCGATCGATGCGGACTCCGAAGTCGCGGAAGTGGTTAATCAGGTCGGCGAGACCCTCCGCGAGGAAGTCCCCGAGGGCGTCAGCGTCTACGTGACAGGCCCTGCGGGATTCACCGCCGACCTTGTAGCTGGGTTCGCAGGTATCGACGGCATTCTGCTGCTTGTCGCGCTGTGCGCGGTGTTCATCATCTTGATCGTCGTCTACCGTTCACTCCTCCTCCCCGTGGTGGTGCTCTTTACGAGCCTCTTCGCGCTGTGTGTCGCGCTGCTCGTTGTCTGGAATCTCGCCAAGGCGGGTGTGCTGCTCCTCAGCGGGCAGACACAGGGCATCCTCTTTATTCTCGTGATCGGTGCCGCCACCGACTACTCCCTGCTCGTTGTGGCGCGGTTCCGAGAAGAGCTGCGCAAAGTGCAAGACAAGGGAGCCGCAATCAAGGGCGCAATCAAAGGCTCGTTTGAACCGATCCTCGCTTCCGGCGGCACCGTGATCGCGGGCCTTTTGTGCCTGCTGCTCAGCGACCTGAAGTCCAACAGCACTCTCGGCCCGGTTGCCGCGTTCGGCATCCTGTTTGCGATGCTCTCGGCACTGACCCTGCTCCCGGCGCTCCTGTTTACCTTTGGCCGTGCCGCTTACTGGCCGCGCCGCCCACACTTTGAGCCCGAGGTCGTCACCGCAGAAAACGGCATGCCCTCCAAGGGGCTGTGGCACTGGGTCGCCGGCTTCATTACGAAGAAGCCGCGCGCCATCTGGATCATCACGACGATTGTCCTTGCGGTGGGCGCGCTGGGCCTGACCCAGCTCAAGGCCGACGGCGTGCCCCAGTCTGATCTGGTGCTCGGTAGCTCTGAAGCCCGAGATGGTCAAGCGGCCCTCGGTGAGCACTTCCCTGGCGGATCAGGCAGCCCGGCCTATGTCCTCGTGAACGCGGATGAACTGCAGCAGGCCGCAGACACCATGCTCGCGACCAAGGGCATCGACTCGGTGGCGGTCACGAGCGCCGATTCCCCGAGCGGAAGCGCGCCGGTCACGGCCGACGGCATCCAGGCATTTGGCCCTCCGGGTACCCCGGCCCCGGCTCCCACGGAAATTGACGGCAGGGTCCTGCTCCAGGGCACACTGACCGACGCCGCAGACTCAGATGCGGCCTCCGCTACGGTCGCTGATCTCCGTGCTGAGTTCACCGGATCGAGTGCGATCGTCGGTGGCGTCACCGCGACAGCGGTCGACACGAAGCAGGCGTCGATCCACGATCGAAACCTTATCATCCCGGTGATTCTGGTGGTCATCCTGTTCATCTTGATGCTGCTCCTACGCTCGATCCTCGCGCCGGTTCTACTGATCTTGACGACGGTGCTGTCCTTCGGCACCGCGCTCGGGGTCTCCGCGCTCGTGTTCAACGGGATCTTCCAGTTCCCGGGAGCCGACCCCGTGGTGCCGCTCTACGGCTTCGTGTTCCTTGTCGCGCTCGGGATCGACTACAACATCTTCCTGATGACCCGAGTTCGAGAAGAATCTCAGAAGCATGGCACCCGCGAGGGCATTCTCCGCGGTCTGACCATCACCGGCGGCGTGATCACCTCGGCGGGCCTCGTGCTCGCAGCGACCTTCGCGGCGCTGTCGGTGATCCCGATCCTGTTCCTGGTGCAACTCGCGTTCATCGTCGCGTTTGGCGTGCTGCTCGACACCTTCGTTGTGCGCTCCATGCTCGTGCCCGCGCTTGCGACGGATATCGGTAAGAAGATCTGGTGGCCGTCAAAGCTCAGCAGGAAGGACGCGCCGGAGTAG
- a CDS encoding SDR family oxidoreductase, with amino-acid sequence MSRTYVITGAGSGIGKTTAQILVEQGNTVIGVDLKGTEVVGDLSSREGRLAAAAEATRIAGGTVDAVIACAGLAIPKRITAAVNFFGMTEFLEAMQPALTLSPAPRVALISSIASTQPTAPPLVEAMLSGDETMSMSIASTLEADPATANLIYSASKQAISRWVRREAPTARWAGAGIPLNAVGPGTVLTPMTADLLTTPEGVAMVDAAVPMPLNSHQGPESIAHLLIWLTSVENTHCCGQTIYCDGGADVVLRGDDVWSWNEEGIRAKFAALAG; translated from the coding sequence ATGTCACGCACATATGTCATCACCGGCGCAGGATCCGGAATCGGCAAGACCACCGCCCAGATACTTGTCGAGCAAGGCAACACCGTCATTGGCGTTGACCTCAAGGGCACAGAGGTGGTCGGCGACCTCTCGAGCCGCGAAGGCCGCCTCGCTGCCGCCGCCGAAGCAACACGGATCGCCGGCGGTACGGTCGACGCGGTCATCGCTTGCGCCGGACTCGCGATCCCCAAACGCATCACGGCCGCCGTCAATTTCTTTGGCATGACGGAGTTCCTGGAGGCGATGCAGCCCGCACTCACCCTCTCCCCCGCGCCACGAGTCGCTCTCATTTCTTCGATCGCATCGACGCAGCCAACAGCACCACCACTCGTGGAGGCAATGCTGTCTGGCGACGAGACGATGAGCATGAGCATCGCATCCACCCTCGAAGCCGATCCGGCGACCGCCAACCTCATCTACTCGGCTTCCAAGCAAGCCATTTCACGCTGGGTGCGACGCGAGGCACCGACCGCTCGGTGGGCAGGGGCGGGGATCCCACTGAACGCGGTCGGCCCCGGCACCGTCCTCACCCCAATGACAGCCGATCTCCTGACCACCCCGGAAGGCGTCGCCATGGTTGACGCGGCAGTGCCAATGCCCCTGAACTCGCATCAGGGGCCCGAGAGTATCGCACATCTGTTGATCTGGTTGACGTCCGTTGAGAACACGCACTGCTGCGGCCAGACGATCTACTGCGACGGCGGCGCCGATGTGGTGTTGCGCGGGGATGACGTGTGGTCATGGAACGAGGAGGGCATTCGGGCGAAGTTTGCCGCGCTCGCTGGCTAG
- a CDS encoding ABC transporter ATP-binding protein, with amino-acid sequence MIEFEHVSKVYPGGSEAVGDFSCVIPSRRTVVFVGSSGSGKTTLLRMVNRMVDPTSGRVMIDGEDVRSRNPVELRRSIGYVLQQGGLLPHRTVLDNVATVPVLRGVSRATARSNALGLLERVGLDPALGKRYPGQLSGGQQQRVGVARALAADPNILLMDEPFGAVDPIVRRDLQRELIRLQAELSKTIVFVTHDIEEAFLLGDEVLVLREGGRIAQQGTPSEIMASPADDFVRSFVGADRAERELNTVEVDGRRLVMDGDGRPVGVLAP; translated from the coding sequence GTGATCGAGTTTGAACACGTATCAAAGGTGTACCCCGGTGGCTCAGAGGCCGTCGGCGATTTTTCGTGCGTGATCCCGTCGCGTCGAACCGTGGTGTTCGTCGGTTCATCGGGATCCGGCAAGACCACACTCTTGCGCATGGTCAACCGCATGGTCGATCCAACCTCCGGACGGGTGATGATCGACGGTGAGGACGTGCGATCACGCAACCCTGTCGAACTGCGTCGCTCAATCGGCTATGTGCTGCAGCAGGGGGGCCTTCTCCCGCATCGCACCGTGCTCGACAACGTCGCGACGGTGCCCGTGCTCCGCGGAGTGTCTCGGGCGACCGCCCGCAGCAATGCGCTCGGGCTCCTCGAACGGGTGGGACTCGATCCCGCGCTCGGCAAGCGCTACCCGGGCCAACTCTCCGGCGGGCAACAACAGCGCGTGGGGGTGGCCCGTGCGCTCGCCGCAGACCCGAATATCCTGCTCATGGATGAGCCGTTCGGAGCCGTTGACCCCATCGTCCGGCGGGATCTGCAGCGGGAGCTGATTCGCCTGCAGGCCGAGCTCAGCAAGACGATCGTCTTTGTGACGCACGATATTGAGGAAGCGTTCCTGCTCGGCGACGAGGTGCTGGTGCTGCGGGAGGGCGGCCGCATCGCACAGCAGGGTACGCCCTCGGAAATCATGGCTTCTCCGGCCGACGACTTCGTCCGCAGTTTCGTCGGCGCGGATCGTGCGGAGCGTGAACTGAACACTGTCGAGGTAGACGGCCGCAGGCTCGTGATGGATGGCGATGGCCGCCCGGTGGGGGTACTCGCGCCGTGA
- a CDS encoding ABC transporter permease: MTWLLANWQQVIDLAVDHLLLSLPAILLAVLISIPIGRFAFRRPRVGGPLLSVATLAYAIPALPLLVIVPAILGVPLRSWQNMVVVLTIYGIALLVRTTADAFASVDAELRDAAVAEGFSPRGLFWRVDLPLAIPVIISGVRVVSVSTVSLVTLGALIGVSSLGRLLTDGFQRGIAAEIWTGVIVTALLALAIDGIVVLIGRLLTPWARLRRSGRSLRSPLPATPASPRAES, encoded by the coding sequence GTGACCTGGCTGCTTGCCAATTGGCAACAGGTGATTGACCTCGCTGTCGATCACCTGTTGCTCAGCCTTCCCGCGATCCTACTGGCCGTCCTGATCTCGATCCCCATCGGCCGCTTTGCCTTCAGGCGGCCCCGCGTCGGTGGCCCGCTGTTGTCGGTCGCGACCCTGGCGTATGCGATCCCGGCGCTACCGCTATTGGTCATTGTGCCCGCGATCCTCGGTGTTCCTCTGCGGTCCTGGCAAAACATGGTCGTGGTGCTCACGATTTACGGCATCGCGCTGCTGGTGCGCACCACCGCGGATGCCTTCGCCTCCGTCGACGCTGAACTGCGCGACGCTGCTGTTGCGGAGGGCTTCTCGCCGCGGGGACTGTTTTGGCGGGTCGACCTGCCGCTGGCGATCCCGGTCATTATCTCGGGGGTCCGCGTCGTCTCCGTCTCGACCGTCAGCCTCGTCACCTTGGGGGCGCTCATCGGGGTATCGAGCCTCGGAAGGCTCCTCACCGACGGGTTTCAGCGCGGGATCGCCGCAGAAATCTGGACGGGCGTCATCGTGACGGCTCTGCTCGCTCTCGCGATTGATGGGATCGTGGTGCTGATCGGACGCCTCCTGACGCCGTGGGCGCGGCTGCGGCGATCCGGGCGATCACTCCGGTCTCCCTTGCCAGCCACGCCCGCCTCACCGAGGGCCGAGTCGTGA
- a CDS encoding ABC transporter permease: protein MGAAAAIRAITPVSLASHARLTEGRVVNLLSDALAWLFDPLHWQGAAGIPSRTLQHLAITALTLVIASVIALPTGVLIGHTRRGSGFIGGLSGAARALPTLGLLTLFGLAFGIGLTGPLFALIVLAIPSLLAGAYAGVQAIDPDVPAAAKAIGFSARQVILRVELPLSLPVMIGGIRAATLQVVSTATLAAYTADFGLGRYIFTGLLTRDYPQMLAGALLVILLTLALELVLAACHRAAKSAYLNRSTA, encoded by the coding sequence GTGGGCGCGGCTGCGGCGATCCGGGCGATCACTCCGGTCTCCCTTGCCAGCCACGCCCGCCTCACCGAGGGCCGAGTCGTGAATCTCTTGAGCGACGCGCTCGCCTGGCTCTTCGACCCGCTGCACTGGCAGGGTGCGGCGGGGATCCCGTCACGCACGCTGCAGCATCTCGCGATTACTGCACTGACACTCGTCATCGCCTCCGTGATCGCGCTGCCGACGGGGGTCTTGATCGGACACACGCGGCGCGGCTCCGGGTTCATTGGTGGCCTCAGCGGTGCCGCGCGCGCGTTGCCGACCCTCGGGCTTCTGACGCTCTTCGGGTTGGCCTTCGGGATCGGGCTCACCGGGCCGTTGTTCGCTCTGATTGTTCTCGCGATCCCGTCACTACTCGCAGGGGCCTACGCCGGGGTACAGGCCATCGATCCCGATGTGCCGGCCGCCGCGAAAGCGATTGGCTTCAGCGCCCGCCAGGTGATTTTGCGCGTTGAGCTGCCGCTCTCTCTGCCTGTGATGATCGGCGGGATCCGCGCCGCAACGCTGCAGGTGGTGTCGACGGCGACGCTTGCCGCGTACACCGCAGATTTTGGGCTCGGGCGCTACATCTTCACCGGACTGCTGACTCGTGACTACCCGCAGATGCTCGCGGGGGCGTTGCTGGTAATTCTCCTCACCCTTGCGCTGGAACTGGTGCTCGCCGCCTGCCACCGCGCGGCAAAGTCTGCCTATCTGAACCGATCCACCGCGTGA
- a CDS encoding ABC transporter substrate-binding protein, translating to MTDQTPRTPRTAAKILAAVSLVGALALAGCAASDPLAGDNGGGDASRDTIVIASQTYYSNEIIAEAYAQALEAAGYSVDRQYRIGQREVYLTEVENGAIDLIPEYSGNLLQYWVPDTEARLSDDVYAELAANTPKGLRVLDQSPATDQDAYMVTRKFADTWKLKTIADLKNVTVPLTLGSTSASEARPHGTAGLAEVYGIDGVAFTPIEDSGGPLTVKALKDGTVQFAIMYTADPSVLENGLVTLEDTKGVFLASHVVPLASDRVDAAAAKIVNDISAAMSPEDLVALGSQSVNEQRAAADIAAQWLTEKGLLR from the coding sequence ATGACTGACCAGACACCGCGCACACCGCGCACCGCAGCCAAGATTCTCGCCGCAGTGTCGCTTGTGGGTGCGCTCGCGCTCGCGGGCTGCGCGGCGAGCGACCCGCTCGCCGGAGACAACGGTGGCGGTGATGCCTCGCGTGACACGATCGTGATCGCTTCTCAGACCTACTATTCCAACGAGATCATTGCCGAAGCGTACGCGCAGGCGTTGGAAGCTGCTGGCTACTCGGTCGATCGACAGTACCGGATCGGGCAGCGGGAGGTGTACCTCACCGAGGTCGAAAACGGGGCTATCGACCTGATCCCCGAGTACAGCGGGAATCTGCTGCAGTACTGGGTGCCAGACACCGAGGCGCGCCTCAGCGATGATGTCTATGCCGAGCTGGCCGCAAACACCCCGAAGGGGCTGCGGGTGTTGGATCAGTCTCCCGCAACCGACCAAGACGCGTACATGGTGACCCGTAAATTTGCAGACACCTGGAAACTGAAAACCATTGCGGATCTGAAGAACGTGACGGTGCCCCTGACGCTGGGATCCACGTCCGCGTCAGAGGCCAGGCCCCACGGTACAGCAGGCCTGGCCGAGGTGTACGGTATCGACGGCGTGGCGTTTACGCCGATTGAAGACAGCGGCGGGCCGCTAACCGTGAAGGCGCTGAAGGACGGCACCGTCCAGTTCGCAATCATGTACACCGCGGATCCCAGCGTGCTTGAAAACGGTCTCGTCACGCTCGAAGACACCAAGGGTGTATTTCTTGCCTCCCACGTCGTTCCGCTCGCGAGTGACCGGGTGGACGCTGCGGCCGCGAAGATCGTGAATGACATCAGCGCCGCCATGTCGCCGGAGGACCTGGTCGCGCTCGGTTCCCAGAGCGTCAACGAACAGCGCGCGGCGGCAGACATCGCCGCACAGTGGCTCACGGAGAAGGGCCTGCTGCGGTGA
- a CDS encoding TfoX/Sxy family protein, with amino-acid sequence MSTRAETIEFLTDQLSALPNIRSKQMFGEYALYCDEKVVAFVCDDELFIKPTEEGRAYIGEPEEAPAYPGSKLYYRVSGDRWEDREWLTGLIDTTAAALPLPKPKKPRKPKA; translated from the coding sequence ATGAGCACGCGAGCCGAAACCATTGAGTTCCTCACCGACCAGTTGAGCGCACTTCCCAACATTCGCTCGAAACAGATGTTTGGCGAGTATGCCCTGTACTGCGACGAGAAGGTGGTCGCGTTTGTGTGCGACGATGAGCTCTTCATTAAACCGACGGAGGAGGGTCGCGCCTACATCGGTGAACCGGAGGAAGCGCCAGCGTATCCCGGTTCGAAGCTGTACTACCGGGTGAGCGGCGACCGCTGGGAAGATCGGGAGTGGTTGACCGGCCTGATCGATACGACCGCCGCGGCCCTGCCGCTGCCAAAGCCCAAGAAGCCGCGGAAGCCTAAGGCTTAG
- a CDS encoding NUDIX hydrolase has translation MSGDARRIIRVSAVVMRDEQGRVLNVRKRGTSSLMLPGGKHEAGEDPRDTAVREFAEELGVPLDASRLRPLGVFRASAANEPGHTVEAAVFEHPFVAPAARAVPRAEIEYLEWVDPAIARPDMAPLNTDYIFPVLPRQEPAKP, from the coding sequence ATGAGTGGGGATGCGAGACGCATCATCCGCGTGAGCGCCGTCGTCATGCGCGACGAACAGGGCCGCGTACTCAATGTGCGCAAGCGCGGTACGAGCTCACTGATGCTGCCCGGCGGGAAGCATGAAGCGGGTGAGGATCCGCGAGACACGGCGGTCCGCGAATTTGCGGAGGAGCTCGGAGTGCCCCTCGACGCCAGCAGGCTGCGCCCACTTGGAGTGTTTCGCGCGAGCGCCGCGAACGAGCCTGGCCACACGGTGGAGGCGGCGGTGTTCGAGCACCCCTTCGTCGCGCCTGCGGCGAGGGCTGTTCCCCGCGCCGAGATCGAGTATCTCGAGTGGGTGGATCCCGCGATCGCCCGCCCGGACATGGCACCGCTGAACACGGACTACATTTTTCCGGTGCTCCCCAGACAGGAGCCCGCTAAGCCTTAG